From the Cryptomeria japonica chromosome 2, Sugi_1.0, whole genome shotgun sequence genome, one window contains:
- the LOC131044378 gene encoding gamma-glutamylcyclotransferase 2-2 — MVMWVFGYGSLVWRPGFDYDEKIVGFIKGYRRVFHLACIDHRGTPEFPARTCTLETQDEAVCWGTAFCVRGSPEKERLALEYLERRECEYDIKTYVDFYQEADSETPLLSGVLVFTSTPDIKYKYFLGPAPLEVMASQIAKAVGPCGNNRDYLFQLEKALYDIGHEDDEVIELSNEVRRILGGIDELTLSKI, encoded by the exons ATGGTGATGTGGGTATTCGGGTATGGATCATTGGTGTGGAGGCCGGGTTTTGATTATGACGAAAAAATTGTTGGCTTCATCAAGGGATACAGAAGAGTTTTTCATCTTG CCTGCATTGATCACCGTGGGACCCCAGAATTCCCTGCTCGAACCTGTACATTGGAAACCCAGGATGAAGCAGTCTGT TGGGGTACAGCTTTCTGTGTTAGAGGAAGTCCTGAAAAGGAAAGATTGGCTTTAGAG TATCTGGAAAGGAGGGAGTGCGAATATGATATTAAGACCTATGTAGATTTCTACCAA GAGGCAGACTCTGAAACCCCTTTGCTGTCTGGAGTTCTAGT TTTCACTTCTACTCCAGATATAAAATACAAGTACTTTCTTGGCCCAGCTCCTTTGGAAGTAATGGCAAG TCAAATTGCAAAAGCTGTTGGTCCATGTGGGAACAACCGTGATTATCTTTTCCAGTTGGAAAAAGCTTTGTATGACATTG GGCACGAAGATGATGAAGTTATTGAGCTGTCAAATGAAGTGAGAAGAATTCTTGGAGGCATTGACGAACTTACCTTATCTAAGATATAG